The sequence TAGGCGTCGGGCGTCCACATGTGGAACGGCACGGCGCTCACCTTGAAGGCGAGCGCGGCGAGCACGAGCACCAGGGCGATGAGCACCATCGGCGCGTGGTTGCCGGCCTTCACCCCTGCGCCGACGCCCGCGAGGTCGGTGTGACCCGTCGCGCCGTAGAGGAGCGCGAAGCCGTAGAGGAGGAGCGCGGCGGCGAACGACCCGAGGAGGAAGTACTTGAGCGCGCCCTCCGCCGAGCGGGCCGACGTGCGGCGGAACGCGGTCATCGCGTACGCGCCGATCGACATGGTCTCGAGGCCGAGGAACAGCGTGAGGAAGTCCCCCGAGGCTGCCAGCATCATCGCGCCGAAGGTCGCGAAGAGCAGCAGCGAGTAGAACTCACCCCGCTCCATCTTGTGCTCCGGGAGGTACCCGCCGGCGAGGAGCGCGGCGAGCCCTCCGCCGAGGCAGAGGAGCGCGTCGAAGAAGAGGGAGAAGCGATCGACGATGAGCCACGGGGCGAGCGCGTCGAGGTTCGGGATGGCGTCGAGGCCGTAGAGCCACACGGCCGCCGACAGCACGGTGCCCGAGAAGAAGACGACGGCCGTCCCCAGCGCGAGCCCCGTGCGCACCTTCGAGAAGACCTCGGCGAGCATGAGCAGCAGCGCGCCGAGCGCGACGACGAGCAGGGGAGAGAGTGCGAAAGCGAGGAGCATCGGTCAGTGACCTTCGGCCGCGGGGGCTGTCTCGGGGGCGGGCTCTGCGGGCTTGGGCGCCTCGGGGCGCCGGGGCAGGAGCTTGATGGGGCCGGTGTAGAACTTGGGCGCCGGGTTGTTCTCCGTGCGCAGCGAGAAGTCGTCGTGGATGCGCGCGATGGCGCCCGACATCGGGTCGAGGAGCAGGCGGGGGAAGAACCCGACGATGAAGATCATCCCGATGAGGGGCGTCACCGCGATGAGCTCGCGGCTGTTGATGTCGGTGAGCTTCTTGTTCTCCGGGTGCGTGAGCTTCCCGAAGAACATCTTCTGGACCGCTCCGAGCATGTAGAGCGCCGCCAGGATGACGCCCAGCGCAGCGCCCACGGCCTGGATGCCGTTGACGTGCCCGAGACGAGTCGAGACGAACGTGCCCGTGATGATCATGAACTCGCCGACGAAGCCGTTCGTGCCCGGAAGGCCGACGCTGGAGAGGGCGACGACGACGAAGAGCGCCGAGTAGACGGGCATCACCTTCGCGAGGCCGCCGAACTGGTCGAGCATGCGCGTGTGGCGACGGTCGTAGATGACGCCGACGAGGAGGAAGAGCGCGCCGGTCGAGATGCCGTGGTTGATCATCTGGAGGACCGAGCCCTCCATCGACGCGGGCGTCGCCGCGAACAGGCCGAGCATCACGTACCCGAGGTGGGCGACGGACGAGTAGGCGACGAGGCGCTTCACGTCGTCCTGCTTCCAGGCGCAGAGCGCGCCGTAGAGGATCCCGCCGAGAACGGACACGCCGCCGAGGGCCGCGGCGCTCCAGCCGCAGGCCTCCGGGAAGAGCCCCATGCAGAAACGCAAGTACCCGTAGGTACCCATCTTTAGCATGACCGCGGCCAGGATGATCGAGCCGCCCGTGGGGGCCTCGGTGTGCGCGTCCGGGAGCCACGTGTGCACCGGGAACATCGGCACCTTGATGAAGAAGCTCAGCGCGAACGCGGCCCACACCCACCGCTGGATGTGGTGCGGGAGGATGAGGCGCTGGAGCTCGAAGTAATCGAAGCTCATGTGGCCGCCCGACGCCTGCGAGTAGGTGTAGGCGATGTAGAGGATCGCGACGAGCATCAGCACGGAGCCGGCCATCGTGAAGAGGAAGAACTTGATCGCGGCCTTGATGCGGTTCGCGCCGCCCCAGACCCCGATCATCACGTACATCGGGACGAGCATCAGCTCCCAGAAGACGTAGAAGAGGAAGAGGTCCATCGCGACGAGCGCGCCGATCATCGCCGCCTGGAGGACGAGGAGCGCGAAACACCAGTCCTTCATGCGCTTGTCAATCGAGCCGAACGACACGTACGCGGCGATCGGCATGATGAAGACGGTGAGCATCACGAGCCACAGCGACACGCCGTCGAGGGCCACGTGGTAGTGGATGCCGAAGCGCTCCACCCAGACGACGTCCTGGTCGAAGTGGAACTCACGGCCCATCGACACCTGCAAGAGCGGCAGGCTGAGGAAGAGCGAAAAGAGCATCACGCCGAGGGTGACGGCCTTCAGCGTGCGCGGGGCCTGGCGCGGGAGGAACAGGATGGCCGCCGCACCGAGCATGGGCACGGCGATGAGCCAGCTGAGGAGGGTGTGAGACTCCGCCGGCGGGGTCGCGGGGTCGGCCGCGTCGGCTGCGCCCGGCCACATGCGCTGCACGAACAGCGCGAGCAGCCCTGCGATGAGGCCCATCGTGAGGCGTACGCCTCGCGAGTGGCCGCGGGGGGCCGCGCCGACGACCACCGCCGGGATGAGGACCGGCAGGAGGGAGCCGAGGGCCCCGAGGACCTTGGCGAGCGTCTCGGGGACGACCACGTACGAGGCGCTCGCGATGACGAGCAGCATCGCTCCCACGACGAGGACGGAGTACGGGGACGAGGAGGACGGGTTGGCGCCGCTCTCGGCGCTCCGCGTGTCGACGGCGGCCATCAGTTCGCACCAAGCTTCGTGGAGGGGGGATCGATCGCGCCCAGCTTGTCGAGCTGCGCGGGCTTCTCTGCGGGAGGCCGCGAGAGGGTGACTTCACGCGCGGCCGCGAGCCCGAACGCGTTCTTCA is a genomic window of Myxococcales bacterium containing:
- a CDS encoding NADH-quinone oxidoreductase subunit M; the encoded protein is MLLVIASASYVVVPETLAKVLGALGSLLPVLIPAVVVGAAPRGHSRGVRLTMGLIAGLLALFVQRMWPGAADAADPATPPAESHTLLSWLIAVPMLGAAAILFLPRQAPRTLKAVTLGVMLFSLFLSLPLLQVSMGREFHFDQDVVWVERFGIHYHVALDGVSLWLVMLTVFIMPIAAYVSFGSIDKRMKDWCFALLVLQAAMIGALVAMDLFLFYVFWELMLVPMYVMIGVWGGANRIKAAIKFFLFTMAGSVLMLVAILYIAYTYSQASGGHMSFDYFELQRLILPHHIQRWVWAAFALSFFIKVPMFPVHTWLPDAHTEAPTGGSIILAAVMLKMGTYGYLRFCMGLFPEACGWSAAALGGVSVLGGILYGALCAWKQDDVKRLVAYSSVAHLGYVMLGLFAATPASMEGSVLQMINHGISTGALFLLVGVIYDRRHTRMLDQFGGLAKVMPVYSALFVVVALSSVGLPGTNGFVGEFMIITGTFVSTRLGHVNGIQAVGAALGVILAALYMLGAVQKMFFGKLTHPENKKLTDINSRELIAVTPLIGMIFIVGFFPRLLLDPMSGAIARIHDDFSLRTENNPAPKFYTGPIKLLPRRPEAPKPAEPAPETAPAAEGH